A genomic segment from Methanomicrobium sp. W14 encodes:
- a CDS encoding peptidoglycan amidohydrolase family protein: protein MAIELEFNEKIRCRGFLNILYKIFIYLIVTVFVSVSLISVVSAESSVINTPYTYVDGNSCNILTYPSAYHTSYMGLSMGEVAYRKYEDPLVYIWNSTTKETKTFDTKVIGEKRKANDWISYKMGIESVDISDGIVYFSLQTSTTTPNGTCAFTEGMFSLDSDNNYEKISDGENDIVNLRAFDDLVLMDELSDMDCLRVYSRDTGNIITLDNRGLALNNIIGFGDNNAALSLCILSSHQNVRKPEDGITVFRLPKNITGNSFESVTIPSSTGYSYTEGEMAVSQDCFSGDKLIWSKEVSPDYDNSGENGWAELCVTDLNTLRETVIDTINEPVGEMNVVREKDNIEKFGFYSYAVDGDYVVYKKSGHIYLYHIPDGMKKEIHITGNDEFEVGDIIEFDNGQLLLRAYPKDYPGYEPNKYEIWFVDLNPFINPNADNSTETGNNREGNSNLPGTESPLSPFVSLAALLITSVVFWGARRRK from the coding sequence ATGGCAATAGAACTTGAATTTAATGAAAAAATCCGATGTCGTGGATTTTTGAATATTCTTTACAAAATATTTATATATTTAATAGTAACAGTTTTTGTATCTGTTTCCTTAATTTCAGTAGTAAGTGCAGAATCCTCCGTAATAAATACGCCATACACATATGTTGACGGGAATTCATGCAATATTCTCACTTATCCTTCGGCTTATCATACATCTTATATGGGACTTAGTATGGGAGAGGTTGCGTACAGAAAATATGAAGACCCGCTTGTCTATATCTGGAACAGCACTACTAAAGAAACAAAAACATTTGACACAAAGGTAATCGGAGAAAAAAGAAAAGCCAACGACTGGATATCGTATAAGATGGGAATAGAATCCGTTGATATTTCAGACGGTATTGTTTATTTTTCCCTTCAAACTTCCACAACTACCCCCAACGGTACTTGTGCATTCACTGAGGGCATGTTCTCTCTTGACAGTGATAATAATTATGAAAAGATTTCTGATGGAGAGAATGATATCGTTAATCTAAGGGCGTTTGATGATCTTGTTCTTATGGATGAACTTTCTGATATGGACTGTTTACGGGTCTATTCGCGTGACACAGGCAATATAATTACTCTGGATAACCGTGGACTGGCACTTAACAATATAATCGGGTTTGGTGATAACAATGCCGCATTATCTTTATGCATTCTCTCTTCTCACCAAAATGTCAGGAAGCCTGAAGATGGGATAACTGTCTTCAGACTTCCAAAAAATATTACCGGAAATTCTTTTGAATCCGTTACCATCCCGTCATCAACCGGTTATTCGTACACTGAAGGAGAGATGGCAGTAAGCCAGGACTGTTTTTCAGGAGATAAGCTAATCTGGTCAAAAGAAGTGTCTCCTGATTACGATAATTCCGGGGAAAACGGATGGGCTGAACTTTGTGTAACCGATCTGAATACACTAAGGGAGACTGTCATAGACACAATAAATGAGCCGGTTGGTGAAATGAATGTGGTCAGGGAGAAAGATAACATTGAGAAATTCGGGTTTTACTCATATGCCGTCGACGGTGATTATGTGGTCTACAAAAAAAGCGGTCATATTTACCTGTATCATATCCCGGACGGTATGAAAAAAGAGATTCATATAACAGGAAACGATGAATTTGAGGTTGGTGATATCATTGAGTTTGACAACGGTCAGCTTCTTTTAAGGGCATACCCGAAGGATTACCCCGGTTATGAGCCGAACAAATACGAGATATGGTTTGTAGATCTTAACCCGTTTATTAACCCGAATGCAGATAATTCCACAGAGACCGGAAATAACAGGGAAGGGAACAGCAACCTGCCGGGTACTGAAAGCCCTTTGTCTCCTTTTGTTTCACTGGCGGCACTTCTTATAACGTCCGTGGTTTTTTGGGGAGCACGGAGACGAAAATAA
- a CDS encoding winged helix-turn-helix transcriptional regulator, producing MKGIKNILIITVLGVLFAISCLISCVSAIETGGYVVEPAYGISPDYTDIYFGSMDGDDNLLSGPQPEQTGYSDLPLPVLIILAFLGAGAVLAYPAKLLLSGKLPALTGLSRLKKSEILENGPRRQVYETIVNSPGVHLSEIEKNTGLTNKNVEYHVKKLLSYNMVVSKKTARGKGYFRNSGTYSSGEKLLYLHSKNPTERKILETINENPGISRKELSIAVKISAPSVSWYISGLVRDNIITKEQNGGCVSYCINDSLKKDLAKIVSGYAVAA from the coding sequence ATGAAAGGAATAAAGAACATTTTAATTATTACGGTTCTTGGAGTCCTTTTTGCCATTTCCTGTTTAATCAGCTGTGTGTCGGCAATTGAGACAGGAGGATATGTAGTTGAACCGGCATACGGCATATCGCCTGATTATACAGATATTTATTTTGGCTCCATGGACGGTGACGATAACCTGTTAAGCGGACCGCAGCCTGAACAGACCGGATATTCAGACCTCCCCCTTCCGGTACTCATAATACTCGCATTTTTAGGTGCCGGTGCAGTCTTGGCGTATCCGGCAAAACTACTCCTTTCAGGTAAGCTTCCTGCCCTTACAGGACTTTCCCGGCTTAAAAAAAGTGAAATCCTTGAAAACGGACCACGCAGGCAGGTATATGAAACTATAGTCAACAGTCCCGGTGTTCATTTAAGCGAGATTGAAAAGAATACCGGACTTACGAACAAAAACGTAGAATATCATGTAAAAAAACTTTTGAGCTACAATATGGTAGTATCAAAAAAGACAGCAAGAGGAAAAGGTTATTTCAGGAATTCCGGCACATATTCGTCTGGTGAGAAGCTTTTGTACCTGCATTCCAAAAACCCGACCGAAAGAAAGATTCTTGAAACAATTAATGAAAATCCCGGAATCTCAAGAAAGGAACTCAGCATTGCCGTAAAAATATCCGCACCTTCCGTAAGCTGGTACATATCGGGGCTGGTACGTGACAATATCATAACGAAGGAGCAGAATGGAGGCTGTGTCAGTTATTGCATAAATGATTCCCTGAAAAAAGACCTCGCAAAAATCGTCTCA